The genome window ACCTCACGTTGAACGGCACGCCTGACGCACGATGATCGACCGGCCGTACCACCGCCTCGCCTAGGCCTCCGCGTACGGCCTCGCCATCTCGATCCAGCTCTCGCTCGCCTTGCCGCTCGTCACCTTGTACGCCGTCGAACTTGGTGCGTCCGCCGCCCTCACCGGCCTGCTGCTGACGAGCGGCTTCATCCTCCCGACCTTCGCGTCCATCGCCGTCGGTCGCTGGCTCGACCGCGTGGGCACGAAGCGCGGCACGCGCCTCGGATCCCTCGGGTTCCTCGCCGCTCCCCTCCTCGCTGCAATCAGCCCCTCACTTGCCACCCTTACCCTCGCGCACGTCACGATCGGCATGGCGCAAGTCGCCAGCGTCATTGGCGTGCAACAGTACGTCGCCGGCATCCCTACCGCCCGCGAACGCAGCTTTGGGGTGTTCGCCACGTTCGTTTCGATCGGGCAACGAGTCGGACCCAGCCTCCTCGGCATCGGGCTCGCCATCCACGACGATCGCTGGCTACTCGTCTTCACCAGTACCCTCGGCCTCGTCAGCCTGCTCGCCACCACCGCCATTCCCGGCACGCACGCCTACGCTGCCAGCAACCCGCCTTCCGCGACCGACTCGCATGGGGCTGCACGCCACGCAGCCAGCCACGTAGCCCGTCCCGCGGCGCGCACGGAAGCCACCGAAGGACGGGATGATGCAACGCTATGGACGACCCTCCGAAGTCGCTCGGCCGCCGGCACGCTTGCCGCGAGCTTCGCTACGCTCTTCGCCCTCGCCGTGCACCAAACCTTCTTCCCCGTCGACCTCGAACGGCAAGACGTTCCACCCACACGGCTCGGCATCATCATCGCCATGCGCGGCTTGGCTTCCGTCGCCATTCGCCCTTTCCTCGCCACCCTCACGCGCCTCGTGGGCACCCACGCACGGCTCCTTGCGGGCGCCATGCTGGTCACCGCGGTGGGTCT of Trueperaceae bacterium contains these proteins:
- a CDS encoding MFS transporter; the encoded protein is MQLSLALPLVTLYAVELGASAALTGLLLTSGFILPTFASIAVGRWLDRVGTKRGTRLGSLGFLAAPLLAAISPSLATLTLAHVTIGMAQVASVIGVQQYVAGIPTARERSFGVFATFVSIGQRVGPSLLGIGLAIHDDRWLLVFTSTLGLVSLLATTAIPGTHAYAASNPPSATDSHGAARHAASHVARPAARTEATEGRDDATLWTTLRSRSAAGTLAASFATLFALAVHQTFFPVDLERQDVPPTRLGIIIAMRGLASVAIRPFLATLTRLVGTHARLLAGAMLVTAVGLVTIPISGHVAH